The Candidatus Omnitrophota bacterium genome includes a region encoding these proteins:
- a CDS encoding HAD hydrolase-like protein, which produces MKTIVLFDIDGTLINTGGAGMRSVARAFEKLYGVTGDLELDQVAGRTDPAIFRNKYRQLLGGECVAGELHALTTTYLEILVDELDSAEYRILPGVEELLAKLSEIPGVVLGLATGNLERGAFLKLRRGQIDQYFKFGGYGSDSESRDELTRLAVDRGRHQIGDEAAKAVVIGDTRHDIESGKAAGARTL; this is translated from the coding sequence ATGAAAACGATTGTCCTGTTCGACATTGACGGAACCCTTATCAACACCGGAGGAGCGGGTATGCGCTCGGTGGCGCGCGCTTTTGAGAAGCTTTACGGTGTGACAGGGGATTTGGAGCTCGATCAGGTGGCCGGGCGAACGGATCCCGCCATCTTCCGGAACAAGTACCGCCAACTCTTGGGCGGGGAGTGTGTGGCCGGCGAGTTGCATGCGCTCACCACAACTTACTTGGAAATTCTCGTGGATGAATTGGATAGTGCCGAATACCGGATTCTGCCCGGTGTGGAAGAGCTTTTGGCCAAACTCTCTGAGATTCCCGGCGTTGTTTTGGGATTAGCTACAGGAAATCTGGAGCGGGGCGCCTTCCTCAAACTGAGGCGCGGTCAAATCGATCAGTATTTCAAGTTCGGCGGGTACGGCTCGGATTCCGAGAGCCGTGATGAACTCACCCGATTGGCAGTGGATCGCGGGCGCCACCAGATCGGCGACGAAGCAGCCAAGGCCGTTGTGATTGGGGACACGCGTCATGATATTGAGAGCGGGAAGGCCGCCGGAGCCAGGACTCTGG